Proteins encoded together in one Candidatus Sulfotelmatobacter sp. window:
- a CDS encoding Ig-like domain-containing protein gives MRSEASQSKASAETTADTTILKNRTPRMVETSAARAFIVRLALALAIVLLFALLSRAGGPKYIAGTAYFNASMTGQPLVWSQGVVTYYTDQGDLSPVLPNASANSFVADAFSQWTAVPTAALAITSGGQLAEDVNGTNVTLNSDGTISMPADIQPTATATPVGIVYDLDGSVTDALVGAGAGDASQCFSNAVYGGDDNYGTSANFQHALIVINGQCAQQSSQLIDVEYRLVRVIGGVLGLGWSQLNTNVQSLDPFPTPDDYLGFPVMHFADPLNCVPITICYANPYQLAMDDVASVSRLYPVTAENQQNFSGSQIFSAVTARIHGSVWFADPQGNPTQAMQGVNVVARWIDPTTNLPSGRYAASAVSGFLFAGNAGNPITGFYDALGDPLAEWGSNSADVEGFFDLAGLQTPNGRSAQYQLSVEALDPTWSTDVGPYTPGPVAPSPASLVVPTTVTVTTGNDVEQDIVMGGSAQPRPHAASTWTAPAALPLGADWQSTFSGYGDLSYFLLPAQANRTLSVAVTSLDEYGNPTLLKAQPVIGMWAASDSQGTAPPAFTPSPFNQLNNGLTRLDAQINTSTNFLIAISDVRGDGRPDYRYHGYVLYGDSVVPARVGVSGGAITVQGTGFNAGLTTTIGSTVAVPFVVNAGQMILAAPPRGDGVENITISDPVSGGSSAMTGVLTYGAAATDNIVLLSGLNPPTPVGTQATNAVQVRVLASDGVTPVSGATIVWSSTDQLQLSTCSGTASCTVTSDASGYAVTWVTPAALGVATATATLAPGAYSPAKSVTATVEATESSADIGVSAGYLWIAEGATVSIPLTARVLSNGVAQNNARVNFSLINGSGTLSAASAQTSSTGYATVTLTVTEIESSLQVNACAVLANNPCRPIYVTAVPLAQQNLQTVSGAGQVSTGGAFQPVQVKVTDSSSPPNPVIAANVAFLTTVLRPIGASAGENGSDPVTPVILNVSQSSVTTDLNGLASTAPSAAGFSGPLEVDVTATAGISTVLDFPLDLFPSPTMPDKPGPTPPIVGRAPCPCGADTPVRRF, from the coding sequence GTGCGATCCGAGGCATCGCAATCCAAAGCATCCGCTGAGACGACGGCCGACACGACGATCCTCAAAAATCGTACGCCGCGAATGGTGGAAACATCGGCGGCGCGGGCGTTCATCGTGCGCCTGGCCTTGGCATTGGCAATCGTGTTGCTGTTCGCCCTGCTATCCCGGGCCGGAGGCCCGAAATACATCGCCGGGACGGCATACTTTAACGCCTCCATGACCGGGCAGCCGCTGGTGTGGTCACAGGGAGTCGTAACGTATTACACAGATCAAGGAGATCTCAGCCCGGTCCTGCCCAACGCGTCCGCCAACAGCTTCGTCGCCGACGCCTTCAGCCAGTGGACCGCCGTTCCCACGGCGGCGCTTGCTATCACAAGCGGAGGCCAACTCGCCGAAGACGTAAACGGTACCAACGTTACGCTGAATTCCGACGGCACCATCTCCATGCCCGCCGACATTCAGCCGACTGCGACCGCCACGCCCGTGGGAATTGTGTATGACCTCGACGGATCGGTGACCGATGCCTTGGTCGGCGCGGGGGCGGGCGATGCCAGCCAGTGTTTCTCCAATGCGGTCTATGGCGGCGACGACAACTATGGAACATCGGCGAATTTTCAGCATGCGCTGATCGTGATCAACGGCCAGTGCGCGCAACAATCGTCGCAGCTCATTGATGTGGAGTACCGCCTGGTCCGCGTGATCGGGGGAGTGCTCGGGCTGGGCTGGTCGCAACTAAACACCAACGTGCAGAGTTTAGACCCATTTCCTACGCCCGACGACTATCTGGGATTCCCCGTCATGCACTTCGCCGATCCTCTAAATTGCGTGCCCATTACGATCTGCTACGCCAATCCTTATCAGCTCGCCATGGATGACGTTGCATCGGTGTCGCGGCTGTATCCGGTCACGGCCGAGAACCAGCAAAACTTCAGTGGCAGCCAGATATTTTCCGCAGTCACGGCGCGCATTCATGGGTCGGTATGGTTCGCCGACCCGCAGGGAAATCCCACACAGGCAATGCAGGGAGTCAATGTCGTGGCGCGCTGGATCGATCCGACTACCAACCTGCCCTCGGGCCGGTATGCCGCGTCCGCGGTCTCCGGCTTTTTGTTCGCTGGCAACGCAGGCAATCCTATTACCGGCTTCTATGACGCGCTTGGAGACCCCCTGGCGGAATGGGGATCGAATAGCGCAGACGTGGAAGGTTTTTTCGACCTGGCTGGACTGCAAACGCCGAACGGCAGGAGCGCGCAATACCAGTTGAGCGTGGAAGCTCTCGACCCAACCTGGTCGACCGATGTTGGCCCGTACACGCCCGGTCCGGTCGCGCCGTCGCCTGCCTCGCTGGTCGTGCCTACCACGGTAACGGTAACAACGGGCAATGACGTTGAGCAGGATATTGTGATGGGCGGCAGCGCGCAGCCTCGGCCGCACGCCGCGTCCACATGGACCGCTCCGGCGGCGTTGCCCCTGGGGGCAGATTGGCAATCGACATTCAGCGGCTATGGAGATCTGTCGTACTTCCTGTTGCCCGCGCAAGCCAATCGCACATTGTCAGTGGCTGTAACTTCTCTCGATGAATATGGCAATCCCACGCTGCTCAAAGCGCAGCCGGTAATTGGCATGTGGGCGGCTTCGGATTCGCAAGGCACGGCGCCTCCCGCCTTTACTCCGTCGCCCTTCAATCAGCTCAACAATGGGCTCACGCGACTGGACGCGCAAATCAATACCTCTACGAACTTCCTGATCGCAATATCGGATGTTCGCGGCGACGGCCGGCCGGATTATCGCTATCACGGATATGTGCTGTACGGCGATTCCGTGGTTCCGGCGCGCGTGGGGGTGAGTGGGGGCGCGATTACCGTGCAAGGCACGGGCTTCAATGCGGGATTGACTACCACAATCGGCAGCACGGTGGCGGTTCCGTTCGTGGTAAACGCCGGTCAAATGATTCTGGCTGCGCCTCCGCGGGGAGATGGAGTAGAAAACATTACTATCAGCGATCCGGTCAGCGGCGGCTCTTCCGCGATGACCGGCGTGCTGACTTATGGCGCGGCGGCCACCGACAACATTGTGCTATTGAGCGGCCTGAATCCGCCGACGCCGGTCGGCACGCAGGCTACGAACGCCGTACAGGTGCGCGTGCTGGCTTCCGATGGCGTGACGCCGGTCAGTGGGGCCACGATCGTTTGGAGCAGTACCGACCAGCTACAGCTTTCGACGTGCTCCGGAACTGCGTCTTGTACGGTGACCAGCGATGCAAGTGGATATGCAGTCACGTGGGTTACGCCTGCGGCCTTGGGCGTGGCCACGGCCACCGCAACCCTCGCGCCGGGAGCGTATAGTCCGGCGAAATCGGTAACCGCAACTGTTGAGGCGACGGAATCGAGCGCCGACATTGGAGTTTCGGCGGGTTATCTTTGGATCGCTGAGGGCGCCACCGTTAGTATTCCTCTGACCGCGCGCGTGTTGAGCAACGGCGTCGCGCAGAACAATGCAAGAGTTAACTTTAGCCTGATCAATGGCTCCGGAACGCTGAGCGCCGCCAGCGCGCAAACCAGTTCCACCGGTTACGCGACCGTCACGCTGACGGTTACAGAAATCGAATCGTCGCTACAGGTAAATGCCTGCGCGGTTCTGGCCAACAACCCGTGCCGACCCATTTATGTAACTGCGGTACCGCTCGCCCAACAGAATTTGCAGACGGTGTCGGGAGCGGGCCAGGTCTCAACCGGAGGGGCGTTTCAGCCGGTGCAGGTTAAGGTAACGGATTCTTCCTCGCCGCCGAATCCGGTGATCGCGGCCAACGTGGCGTTTCTGACCACTGTGCTGCGGCCTATCGGAGCTTCTGCCGGCGAAAACGGAAGCGATCCGGTAACGCCCGTGATCTTGAACGTGAGCCAGAGCAGCGTTACGACCGATCTGAACGGATTGGCGAGCACAGCGCCCTCGGCCGCAGGCTTTAGCGGCCCGCTCGAAGTGGACGTCACCGCCACGGCGGGGATCAGCACCGTGCTCGACTTTCCCTTGGACTTGTTCCCGTCTCCGACCATGCCGGACAAGCCCGGCCCCACTCCGCCCATCGTCGGTCGAGCCCCATGCCCGTGTGGGGCGGACACTCCTGTCCGCCGCTTTTGA
- a CDS encoding OsmC family protein, with protein sequence MDVRALQRPLKDHYRKDPASSWITLTARGTQTDAPISCSVDLGRAVYQAQAHQGVGGAGTGACSGDLLLGALAACAQITCQMVAAAMGIPTEGIDVTVEGDLDLQGTLGLSKEAAVGFQSIRIIFSVRAPQATAEQLAALQAKTEQYCVVMQTLQHPPSIEHSWGRG encoded by the coding sequence ATGGATGTTCGCGCGCTGCAGCGACCGCTCAAAGACCACTACCGGAAGGATCCGGCCAGTTCCTGGATCACCCTGACGGCGCGCGGCACCCAGACGGACGCTCCTATCTCCTGTTCCGTAGACCTGGGACGGGCCGTCTACCAGGCGCAAGCCCACCAGGGAGTTGGCGGGGCCGGCACCGGCGCCTGCTCCGGCGACCTTCTGTTGGGCGCGCTCGCCGCCTGCGCCCAGATCACCTGCCAGATGGTGGCCGCCGCCATGGGCATCCCCACCGAAGGCATTGATGTGACAGTCGAGGGCGATCTGGATCTGCAGGGAACGCTGGGACTCTCCAAAGAGGCTGCGGTCGGATTTCAGAGCATCCGCATCATTTTCTCAGTCCGCGCGCCCCAAGCCACCGCCGAGCAACTCGCCGCGTTGCAAGCGAAAACAGAACAGTACTGCGTGGTGATGCAAACCTTGCAGCATCCACCCAGCATTGAACACAGTTGGGGCCGGGGGTAG
- a CDS encoding HNH endonuclease: MSLRTEQYDASSRHAAGLFSPAAAAAHRAGDGHALLAPVLVLNASYEPINVCAARRALVLVLKGVAMTEEENGHFLHSPRVAMRLPSVIRLLEYRRIPHQSRALSRKNILLRDRNSCQYCATVLPSGELTLDHVIPRSRGGSSTWENLVACCHTCNRRKGNQYPAEAGMKLMREPRAFNLHTSRHIMRLMGRSDDKWRKYLFY; the protein is encoded by the coding sequence ATGTCGCTGAGAACAGAACAGTACGATGCAAGCTCCCGGCACGCCGCCGGCCTGTTCTCGCCGGCGGCGGCGGCGGCGCACCGCGCGGGCGATGGCCATGCTCTGCTTGCACCCGTTCTAGTACTCAACGCATCCTATGAGCCCATCAACGTCTGCGCCGCCCGCCGCGCTCTGGTCCTTGTCCTGAAGGGCGTGGCCATGACCGAAGAAGAGAATGGACACTTCCTGCACTCGCCCCGCGTGGCCATGCGCCTGCCGTCGGTGATCCGCCTGCTCGAGTACCGCCGCATTCCGCACCAGAGCCGCGCGCTCTCCCGCAAGAACATTCTGCTGCGCGACCGCAATAGCTGCCAGTATTGCGCCACCGTGCTGCCCTCGGGCGAACTTACGCTCGACCACGTCATCCCCCGCTCCCGCGGAGGCTCCTCGACCTGGGAAAATCTCGTCGCCTGCTGCCACACCTGCAACCGCCGCAAGGGCAACCAGTATCCCGCCGAAGCCGGCATGAAGCTGATGCGCGAACCCCGCGCCTTCAACCTACACACCAGCCGCCACATCATGCGCCTGATGGGACGATCCGACGATAAGTGGCGGAAGTATTTGTTCTACTAG
- a CDS encoding ComF family protein, translating into MFPSDCRICAEPLLNISRLPVCLDCLGRIHPVRGKTCSVCGERVLSTYAEIDADGLRRCPVCRRIDRPFARAVAYGSYDGGLRELVHLLKYNGVRPAANVLGRMLAEALAALEPSFEQAGLFDRGRIAVIPVPLHKSKRRQRGFNQSELIARAGLKVYSARQRLQLIPDLLLRTRDTHSQIGLTSHQRRENLRGAFAVARAPEVTGREVILVDDVYTTGTTATECARVLRRAGASRVWVATVARTLKLASNYAEFQPDGAEVEQDDVEQDEEIVAKAVS; encoded by the coding sequence TTGTTTCCTTCCGATTGCCGCATTTGCGCCGAGCCTCTGCTAAATATCTCCCGTCTTCCGGTGTGCCTGGATTGCCTGGGGCGCATTCATCCGGTGCGCGGCAAGACCTGCTCGGTTTGCGGCGAGCGCGTGCTTTCGACCTACGCCGAGATCGACGCCGATGGGCTGCGGCGATGTCCTGTATGCCGTCGCATCGACCGTCCCTTTGCCCGGGCGGTGGCCTATGGCAGTTACGACGGCGGGCTCCGCGAACTGGTTCATCTGCTGAAATACAACGGCGTGCGCCCAGCAGCTAACGTTCTGGGACGCATGCTGGCCGAGGCCCTCGCGGCTCTGGAACCCTCATTTGAGCAGGCCGGCCTTTTCGATCGCGGTCGCATCGCCGTCATCCCCGTGCCGCTGCATAAGAGCAAACGGCGGCAGCGGGGCTTCAATCAGTCCGAATTGATCGCCCGAGCCGGATTGAAGGTCTATTCCGCGCGCCAGCGTTTGCAGTTGATTCCCGATTTGCTCTTGCGCACCCGCGACACGCATTCGCAAATCGGATTGACCAGCCACCAGCGTCGCGAGAATCTTCGCGGAGCTTTCGCCGTGGCGCGTGCCCCGGAAGTCACTGGACGTGAAGTAATTCTGGTGGATGATGTCTACACCACCGGCACCACGGCTACCGAATGTGCCCGCGTGCTGCGCCGGGCCGGAGCATCGCGCGTATGGGTCGCTACGGTGGCGCGCACCCTGAAATTGGCATCTAATTATGCTGAATTTCAGCCGGACGGAGCCGAAGTCGAGCAGGATGATGTCGAGCAGGATGAAGAGATCGTGGCTAAGGCCGTTAGCTAG
- a CDS encoding GIY-YIG nuclease family protein has translation MHPPKTYFVYIMTNRSKTLYTGVTNSLIRRVREHKDGTGSRFAAKYKLDRLVYFERFQDVHDAIEREKRIKGWLRSKKIALIVSVNPAWRDLSLEWYERHAFQPDATTANGTSVPTKATKLSS, from the coding sequence ATGCACCCTCCCAAAACATATTTCGTCTACATCATGACGAACCGCTCGAAGACGCTCTACACCGGAGTGACAAACAGCCTCATTCGCAGAGTGCGTGAGCACAAGGACGGTACCGGTTCCAGATTCGCTGCGAAATACAAACTCGACCGTCTGGTTTATTTTGAGCGCTTCCAAGATGTACACGATGCGATCGAGCGCGAAAAGCGGATCAAGGGCTGGCTGCGCAGCAAGAAGATCGCATTGATTGTCTCGGTCAACCCGGCGTGGAGAGACTTGAGTCTGGAGTGGTATGAGCGGCACGCGTTTCAGCCGGATGCCACGACTGCAAATGGCACGAGCGTCCCTACAAAAGCCACAAAATTGTCATCCTGA
- a CDS encoding S9 family peptidase, with product MRRFLLSLLLFAFTLPAFAQTKHPFTFEDMMKLKRVGDPQVSPDGKWVIFSVTDVNLEANTKMPHIWIVPLNDGKAGSSTAQDASHPATVGMTKEKSVDQDKSGDQDKSGVPHASPEQGRRVSPNLRDVGATERELIPNQDGDRPRWAPDGKRFAFLSTKQNGSQVWIADFDDTSGKVDRVFPLTMIATEASGELWSPDGKNILFTSDVYPECDGEVGGQIDEACNARKLAEARKSKVKAQIFDHLLYRHWNAYREGKRTHIYVATLPTPTAISPEGVIDNHPPRDLTPGDYDSPVFSLGGQDNYAFSPDGKEICYASNHDKNPAASTNNDLWIVPVTGGPAKNITADNPASDSTPLYSPDGRYIAYRAQQRPGYESDRFRLMLYDRKTGEKKNLTEGFDAWVGTFAWATDSRRIFLSFQNDEYSSITFVDIDRPLAPARGWWDVLRGEAATTMYPPLPTATFDDDLNVSPAGKTLAFTRMSLQHPTEIYAEPLSEISTEKDNSPGKPLTHFNDALLSQVSMPPLESFWFTGAHNESVQGFLVKPPNFDEHKKYPVKFLIHGGPQGAWGDDWSYRWNPELFAAPTSSTPSGYVVIMINFHGSTGYGQKFIDAINGDWGGAPYEDLMKGLDYAEAHYGFIDKDRECALGASYGGYMINWILGHTDRFKCLVSHDGMFNAESAWGSTEELWFNDWEFKGTPYDNRASYEKWSPHQYAKNFKTPTLVIHGQRDYRLDVSEGFQLFTTLQMEGVPSKMLYFPDEGHWVLKPQNSRLWYETVNAWVDQWTKDQGTKK from the coding sequence ATGCGCCGCTTTTTACTCTCTCTTCTTCTCTTCGCATTCACGCTGCCCGCATTCGCCCAGACCAAGCATCCCTTCACCTTCGAAGACATGATGAAGCTCAAGCGCGTGGGCGATCCGCAAGTCTCGCCCGACGGCAAGTGGGTCATCTTCAGCGTGACCGACGTCAACCTCGAAGCCAACACCAAAATGCCGCACATCTGGATCGTCCCGCTGAACGACGGAAAAGCAGGTTCCTCCACTGCGCAGGATGCTTCGCATCCAGCTACGGTCGGAATGACAAAGGAAAAAAGTGTGGATCAAGACAAAAGTGGGGATCAAGACAAAAGTGGGGTGCCCCACGCCAGCCCTGAGCAAGGTCGAAGGGTCTCGCCGAATTTGCGAGACGTGGGAGCCACGGAACGCGAGCTAATCCCGAATCAAGACGGCGACCGCCCGCGCTGGGCCCCCGATGGCAAGCGCTTCGCCTTTCTCTCGACGAAACAAAACGGTTCGCAAGTCTGGATTGCCGATTTCGACGATACTTCCGGCAAAGTGGACCGTGTTTTTCCCCTGACCATGATCGCGACCGAAGCGAGTGGTGAATTGTGGTCTCCCGACGGCAAGAACATTCTCTTCACCTCCGATGTATATCCCGAGTGCGATGGCGAGGTCGGTGGTCAGATAGACGAAGCGTGCAATGCCAGGAAGCTCGCCGAGGCGCGCAAATCCAAAGTCAAGGCGCAGATTTTCGACCATCTCCTCTATCGCCACTGGAACGCATACAGGGAAGGCAAGCGGACGCATATCTACGTAGCCACGCTTCCGACCCCGACGGCGATTTCGCCCGAAGGCGTCATCGATAACCATCCGCCCCGCGACTTAACTCCGGGTGACTACGATTCACCCGTGTTCTCGCTGGGCGGGCAGGACAACTATGCTTTCTCGCCCGACGGAAAGGAAATTTGCTACGCCTCGAACCACGACAAGAATCCAGCCGCTTCCACCAACAACGATCTGTGGATCGTCCCGGTCACGGGAGGGCCCGCCAAGAACATCACCGCCGACAATCCCGCCAGCGACTCGACTCCGCTCTATTCGCCCGATGGCCGCTACATCGCCTACCGAGCCCAGCAGCGTCCCGGATACGAAAGCGACCGCTTCCGCCTGATGCTCTACGACCGCAAGACGGGCGAGAAGAAGAATCTGACGGAAGGGTTTGACGCATGGGTTGGGACATTCGCGTGGGCAACTGATTCCAGGCGGATATTCCTTAGCTTCCAGAATGACGAGTACTCGTCAATAACATTTGTGGACATCGATCGGCCTCTTGCGCCGGCCAGAGGATGGTGGGACGTGCTACGGGGCGAAGCGGCGACTACCATGTATCCGCCGCTCCCTACCGCTACATTTGATGACGATCTGAATGTCTCGCCTGCCGGCAAAACCCTGGCATTTACACGAATGTCACTTCAGCATCCGACCGAAATTTACGCTGAACCTCTTAGCGAGATAAGCACCGAAAAAGATAACTCTCCAGGCAAACCGCTCACTCATTTCAATGATGCACTTCTGTCTCAAGTTTCGATGCCCCCACTCGAATCCTTCTGGTTCACTGGGGCGCATAACGAAAGCGTCCAAGGCTTCCTGGTCAAGCCACCGAACTTTGATGAGCACAAGAAATATCCCGTGAAGTTCCTCATTCACGGCGGGCCGCAAGGCGCCTGGGGAGATGACTGGAGCTATCGCTGGAATCCCGAACTGTTCGCGGCGCCAACTTCATCCACGCCCAGCGGATACGTCGTCATCATGATCAACTTCCACGGCTCGACCGGCTACGGACAGAAGTTCATCGACGCCATCAACGGCGACTGGGGCGGCGCTCCGTATGAAGACCTGATGAAGGGCCTCGACTACGCCGAGGCGCATTACGGTTTTATTGATAAAGACCGAGAGTGCGCGCTGGGCGCCAGCTACGGCGGATATATGATCAACTGGATCCTCGGCCACACCGATCGTTTCAAATGCCTGGTGTCGCACGACGGCATGTTCAACGCCGAGTCGGCCTGGGGATCGACCGAAGAACTCTGGTTCAACGACTGGGAGTTCAAAGGCACGCCCTACGACAACCGCGCCAGCTACGAAAAGTGGTCGCCGCACCAGTACGCGAAAAATTTCAAGACGCCAACCCTGGTCATCCACGGCCAGCGCGACTACCGCCTCGACGTGAGCGAGGGCTTCCAGCTTTTCACCACTCTGCAAATGGAAGGCGTCCCATCGAAGATGCTCTACTTCCCCGACGAGGGGCATTGGGTGCTCAAGCCACAGAACTCGCGGCTCTGGTATGAGACGGTAAACGCCTGGGTGGATCAGTGGACAAAAGATCAGGGAACAAAGAAATAG
- a CDS encoding type II toxin-antitoxin system VapC family toxin, translating into MLIVDTNVISEIMQLVPSPRVLGWWSQHRSTELYTSAITMAEILYGIELLPKGKRHDRLSTEAEVVFAQDFFGRILPFDEEAARGFSEIAAARRGRGHPIAELDAQIAAIARSRKATLATRNTSDFQDCGVPLVNPWL; encoded by the coding sequence ATGCTAATCGTCGATACCAATGTGATCTCGGAGATAATGCAGTTAGTTCCTTCGCCTCGCGTGTTAGGGTGGTGGTCGCAGCACCGGTCCACGGAACTCTACACCAGCGCTATAACCATGGCGGAAATTCTATACGGCATCGAGCTTCTTCCCAAAGGGAAGCGTCACGACAGGCTCTCGACGGAAGCCGAAGTCGTCTTCGCTCAGGATTTTTTCGGTCGCATTCTTCCCTTCGACGAAGAAGCAGCCCGGGGATTTTCGGAAATCGCAGCGGCCCGCCGCGGACGTGGCCACCCGATCGCCGAACTTGACGCGCAGATCGCCGCTATTGCCCGTTCCCGCAAGGCTACGCTGGCCACTCGCAACACTTCTGACTTCCAAGATTGCGGTGTGCCCCTGGTGAATCCCTGGCTTTAA
- a CDS encoding amidase: MAKSRRQFITSLGALGAAAALRGQSTNTAEPKPAQNPEAPPPGAPPAFGAGPAVGPEVTPTTFAEAEKLVQFEMTATERAQAAGSWRKTMAALYERRTGPRKVALETTLAPATRWNPVLPSQSAGPERERFVRSKIEAGKLPARDEDIAFAPVTHLSRWIETRQLTSERLTNIYLKRLETFDPKLHCVITLTRDLALRQARQADAEIAAGKYRGPLHGIPWGAKDLLDTAGIPTTYGAEPFRNRVPSDDAVVVKRLHEAGAVLVAKLSLGALALNDIWFGGQTMNPWLLAEGSSGSSAGPGAATAAGLVGFAIGSETGGSIISPSMRCGITGLRPTYGRVARTGAMTLCWSLDKLGPMTRSVEDAMLVLHTITGPDAGDVASVASRLDFDASATVAGLRVGYFPKWMNENPATAVDRAAVDVVKRFGMLPVEVSIPAWPYDSLNLILFAEGAAAFEELTLGGGLRELKAQVPDAWPNIFRQARFLSAVDFVQADRLRRKVAEEMARLFAHVDLLLVPSVRDEMLTITNFTGHPALVLRAGFVQVAMARSDWAPDPAHPLPRFNPPRRVPHGVTLIGRLFEEGTMVNAGMALERAFGVVGERPPGF; the protein is encoded by the coding sequence ATGGCAAAATCGCGGAGACAGTTCATCACATCGCTGGGAGCGCTGGGTGCGGCGGCTGCGCTTCGCGGGCAGAGTACGAACACGGCGGAGCCAAAGCCTGCCCAGAATCCTGAAGCGCCACCGCCGGGTGCACCTCCGGCGTTCGGAGCCGGTCCAGCGGTTGGGCCGGAAGTGACACCAACTACCTTTGCCGAAGCCGAAAAGCTGGTGCAATTCGAAATGACCGCCACCGAACGCGCCCAGGCGGCGGGCAGTTGGCGCAAGACCATGGCGGCTCTATACGAGCGGCGTACCGGGCCGCGCAAAGTGGCGCTGGAAACTACGCTTGCTCCCGCGACACGATGGAATCCCGTGCTGCCGAGTCAAAGTGCCGGGCCGGAGCGTGAGCGTTTTGTGCGCAGCAAGATCGAAGCTGGGAAACTCCCCGCGCGAGACGAAGATATCGCCTTCGCTCCGGTCACCCACCTCTCGCGCTGGATCGAGACCCGCCAATTGACATCCGAACGACTCACCAACATCTATCTGAAGCGTCTTGAAACGTTCGATCCCAAGCTGCATTGCGTCATCACGCTGACGCGCGATCTGGCCTTGCGGCAGGCGCGCCAAGCCGACGCCGAAATTGCGGCTGGGAAGTATCGCGGACCGCTTCATGGCATCCCGTGGGGCGCCAAGGATCTGCTCGACACCGCGGGCATTCCCACCACCTACGGCGCAGAGCCTTTTCGCAACCGCGTGCCATCGGATGACGCCGTCGTGGTCAAGCGTCTGCACGAGGCGGGCGCTGTGCTGGTGGCCAAGCTCAGCCTGGGAGCGCTGGCCCTGAACGACATCTGGTTCGGCGGCCAGACGATGAATCCGTGGCTGCTCGCAGAAGGTTCGTCGGGATCGAGCGCCGGTCCGGGCGCGGCCACGGCGGCTGGGCTGGTCGGTTTCGCAATCGGCAGCGAGACCGGCGGCAGCATTATCAGCCCCTCGATGCGGTGCGGCATCACTGGGCTGCGCCCCACTTACGGCCGCGTGGCGCGCACCGGCGCAATGACGCTCTGCTGGTCGCTCGACAAACTTGGTCCCATGACGCGCAGCGTCGAAGACGCCATGTTGGTGTTGCACACGATCACCGGCCCGGATGCGGGCGACGTGGCCAGCGTGGCCAGCCGCCTCGATTTTGATGCGAGTGCGACCGTGGCCGGATTGCGAGTTGGATATTTTCCCAAGTGGATGAATGAAAATCCAGCGACGGCAGTCGATCGCGCCGCGGTCGACGTCGTGAAAAGATTCGGCATGCTTCCAGTCGAGGTTTCAATTCCCGCCTGGCCGTATGATTCGCTCAATCTGATTCTGTTCGCGGAGGGCGCGGCCGCCTTCGAGGAACTCACGCTCGGCGGCGGACTCAGAGAACTCAAAGCGCAAGTGCCGGACGCGTGGCCCAACATTTTTCGTCAGGCCCGGTTTCTTTCGGCCGTCGACTTCGTGCAGGCCGACCGGCTGCGCCGCAAAGTCGCCGAAGAAATGGCGCGGCTTTTCGCCCACGTCGATCTGCTCCTGGTTCCGTCGGTACGCGACGAGATGTTGACCATCACAAATTTCACTGGACATCCGGCGCTGGTGCTGCGTGCAGGATTCGTCCAAGTAGCAATGGCCCGCAGCGACTGGGCTCCGGACCCGGCGCATCCCCTGCCGCGGTTCAATCCTCCGCGCCGGGTGCCGCACGGCGTCACTCTGATCGGCCGCCTCTTCGAAGAAGGAACCATGGTCAACGCCGGCATGGCGCTGGAGCGCGCCTTTGGCGTGGTTGGAGAGCGACCGCCAGGATTCTGA